A segment of the Macrobrachium nipponense isolate FS-2020 chromosome 1, ASM1510439v2, whole genome shotgun sequence genome:
GAGATGTGCATaggattttattaattttttgtaatatGGATGGCTTCCTTTTAGTGTTGTAAATGTTGATGTCCATAAGACTGAGAGTGGCTATAGTGAAATTTTGACTCAGTTTTCAAGTTTTGTTTGTCATATGCtgtttattaaagcatatttttttattatgtattcatttgttttttggttttgtcTTGATTTTCTTCCACATACCTCTTCATGGCTCTGTTTTCTCCTGCTGCAGATTTGGATACTATGCTCTGTGAAATCTGGCATGTCAAGTTAATGGACTCTTTGTTTTATGAAAGTGTGCTCAtcaaccctttaacgccaattgaacgtattaaacgtcaacaaaaattgtctgtcgggtgccgaaccgacgtacgAAACCtcgacgaaaaaaagttttttttttaaattcgcggaaaaatagttataggcctactaggcgaaaacttttgaatcacgctccttgggggatgctgggagttcatggatcaagctgctgttttgtttgcaatcgttacccaggcgtgcaagcgcaaatttctttcttctcgcactaaaaagcatcagcgacacatctcagaaatgatttcatcactttgacataatttttgcaccatttatattagccattacataaagttttatatatgaaaatgtgggtaatttcatgtagaatacaacaaaaaaacaactcaaggttgtagcttttatcagttttgaaatattttcaaataagtaacgataagtgccaaaatttcagccttctgtcaaatttgactctactgaaatggtcgaaaaatgcaattgtaagctaaaattcttatattctagtaatattcaatcatttaccttcattttacaacaaattggaagtctctagcattatattttgatttatggtgaatttatgaaaaaaactttccatacatCCGCatggtaactcttctgaaaaaatcagaaattttttcgtccgattgtcgtaatgtttgcacagttttatattagccgttacataaagttttatatatggaaatgtgcacaatttcatgtagaatacaactaaaaacaacccatggttgtagcttttatcagttttgaaatattttcatataaataacgataagtgccaaaatttcaaccttcagtcaactttgactcgaccgaaatggtcgaaaccgcaattgtaagctaaaactcttacattctagtaatactcaatcatttacctttatttttcaacaaattaaaagtcgctagcacaatatttcgatttatggtgaattttagaaaaaaaaatttcctacatccgtgcggtaactgccgaaaaaataataaattttttcattgggtggtcgtaatgtttgcacagttttatattagctgttacataaagttttatatatgaaaatgtgcttaatttcatgtagaatacaacaaaaaacaacccatggttgtagcttttatcagttttgaaatattttcatataaataacgataagtgccaaaatatcaaccttcggtcaactttaactcgaccgaaatggtaaaaaaatgcaattgtatgctaaaactcttacattctagtaatattcaatcatttacctttatttttcaacaaattaaaagtctctagcacaatattttgatttatggtgaatttatgaaaaaatcaattttccttacgtctgtgaaaaaatcataatttttttcgtctgattgttgtaatgtttgcaccattttaaattagccgttacatcaagttttatgtatgaaaatgtgggcaatttcatgtaaaatacaaccaaaaacaacccatggttgtagcttttatcagttttgaaatattttcatataaataacgataagtgccaaaatttcaaccttcggtcaactttgacttgaccgagatggtcaaaaacgcaattgtaagctaaaactattacattctagtaatattcaatcatttacctttattttgtaacaaattggaagtctctagcacaatatttcgatttatggtgaatttatgaaaaaaactttttccttacgtcctcgctgtaactcttccgaaaaaatcagaaattttttcgtccgattgtcgtaatgtttgcaccattttaaattagccgttacataaaatattatatatgaaaatgtgcgcaattgtatgtagaatacaactaaaaacaacccatggttgtagcttttatcaattttgaaatattttcatataaataacgataaatagaaaaaatttgaccttcagtcaacttgaactcgaccgaaatggtcgaaaactgaaattgtaagctacaacacttacagtttagtaatattcaatcaattaccttcattttgcaacaaacgggaagtctctagcacaatatttcgatttatggtgaatttttgaaaacagctatttttatgtccgcgcattacgaattcatgcatcatattgtgataatattttctcggtGTTGCTTTGATCactttacaatttgttatataccaaaatcattgcaatttagtgtacaatacaacgaaaaaataattaactcattagcttcaaccgttttgctcacagcgcaatttgtatacaattatatatgaaattttcttttcgagctgtcatatattccaatatttatatatgataatgatatttttttcatatctgatggttgcatactaaacttcaggcaatgacaaaaaaaaggagccaaaaatgaactcttaatcttgaaaattaagcgtgctgtgactttttgaaaaaaactttttttctgctttggcgctcactggcgaacaccgccggcatacgggGAGATTTTttgaaataccggctcggcgtttaagggttaatagcagtaatgatcaaaatgttttaatattaagtCGAAGACATCGTAACTTTTTTATTCCTCAACTTCTTGAATATCCTTGTTCTTGTAGACATTGAATCCAGATACTAACCTTTTCAATTGGGATTTGATACCACTTGTTAGGTTATAATTAGGCGCTATAAGTCACACCATGAAGAAGtatatagatttatttcagaTTTTACATACATGTATCCGTAGAATTCAGATACATTTTACTAGAATTGAAATGATCAATCCTTCCCATAGTGACATGCTGTAGCACAGTTTTGTATGTATAGGCCAAGATATTTATTTACAGATCTAAGGCTTATGtgcttttataatattatttattaattaatttggcCCATTTTCTGAAATCCTTTGTGCCTCTGCTGACTTTGGCACTTTGGTGGGTTGCAGCCATGCTAAGTAAGGGATGGGGCTAAAGCCTCATCATGACAAGACTTGCTGTGAACCAGGTCAACACCCTCTGAATTACCCCTGTGGtggataatgattataataattcaacttcataataataattcccttAATCACTATTgtcgtcattttcatttttccaggAACAAGAAGCAAGGACAGCATATCTGAGAGCAAAGGCTCGTCCAACAAGTGGAACAGAATACGATGGAGGTTCTGATAACAGCAAGAAGCTTAAGTCACCAGAGAATGCTGAAGCCAACATATTTACAGCTGAAGgtaacattaattttttcaaagaattgGAGGATGGCAAGGTAACGACTGGCACAAATAAAGAacatgaagaagaaaagaaagcagaacaagaaaaatatgaaaaaagcatTGGATACTTAACATACTTAGGGCAAGATTCTCTAGAGTCCAAAGGAGGAAAGGCATGGTATGAACTGCATAGTGTGGGAAGAGTAAGTGACAGTGATGTTGAAGCCAAAAATGAGGAAGTGGGACTGAAAAGCAAGTCAAGGTTGGATCCTATCAACGATATTATTAAGTACACTGGATTAAAACCTGTGAAGAAATTGGTTGGTACAATCGGTGCAAGTGTTGTGGCCAACCCAAGTTGTGGAACTTTAGTTGATCCAGTTAGCTGTAGTACAAttaaagaagaaaaggatgtagGATGTGTTGTTGATAAGGTTAAaactgataagaaacataaaaagaggcataaaaaaaaagacaggcacaaaaagaagaaacataagcatgatgaaaaagaaaagagtaaaagaaaagatagaaaaggcaccagtaagagagagaaaagaggcagTGAAAGTGACAATGAAGAAAAttcttatcataaaaaatgtaagaaaagaaaaaagaatagagaAGATAGCAGTAGGAAGCGTAGACATGACAGCAACACCGATAGCAGTGATTATGAAAGTTATAAAAAGCGAAGGAGAAAGGACAGTAGTAGAAGTCATAGTCATGGTAGCAACAGTTCTAGTTGGTCTTCCAGTGACAGCAGTTGGGAAGAAGAACAacgagaaaaacagaaaaagttaGAGGCCTTGAGAGCTGAAAGATTAAAAAGGGAGGCTGAGGAAAGACGGCGTGCTGAAAGGCTTCTTGCTGGGCAGAAGCCAGAAGCAGTTGAAACACCAGCTTCTGCTACCACTGGATATGAGCAGAAATACAGTTCCCAGTATAACCCTCATATAGCTAGACAAAACCAAGAACCAAAAACATTGGAATCTGGGGTTAAGTATTGGCTCTAGTAATAGATGTTAAAAGACTTTAAAGTGTCCAGGTGACTAATGTTATTAGATAACTGGATATTTAATTGTGGTATCATTGGCTTTTATGTATGTACCACATGTATGCATAGGTgtataaattaagaaaatttatattgTTCACACATTCATGAGTACAATCCTATTTTACTAGTGCCTTTATACAATATCTTTATTTTGGTGTGCATGACCTTCCTAAATTTAAGTCATTGTTTAAATAACTACATAAGACAACAGAAATATTGCCCAGTTGAGTAATTTCCCCCTCACTATTGGTAGTGAGCTGTTCTTCCACTGGTCATCCTAATGAACACATTATCCttataatacaataaaaggtCTTTGGGATTTGATTTTCCTTAATTTACTGGGACTGCTGGGAGCCCGAATGTTTCATTACGTCTGTGTTTTTGGTTTTAGTGAacattgttttgttattttacaatGTTTCATTGTGTTCCATCTTaccttttcatgtttttattgttttacaatgtttcATTGTGTTCCATCTTACCTTTTCATGTTTTTAAAGCAGCATATACCTTTCACACCCTTTAACCTTGATCAGACAGTTGTGTAAGGTTTTTAATGATCTGTTAAATGCTAAATTCCAAGCCTCTCTGAAAAGaacttaaaattcttttaataaacaaaagtaaacatcTGAGAGGCAAAAGTGTATGAAATTAGTAGTCTACTAATGCCAAGTCAATGAGATTTAAGAGATTTGATATGATATGTGTAAATTACTTTATGGTAATGGAAACTAAGCACTGAagttatctatacatatatgtatgcattctgTTATCAGTGAGAATGTATGCATTCTGTTATCAATGAGAAAAGCCATTTTGATAGCACAGGTGCTTCCTGTCCTTGGTGCTGGAGAGCAAATAATGGTAGGATTAATTCCTTTAGGGTTTCACATATTTGATGtgatatagcatatacatattgTTCAGCATGTATCAGTTGAGAGCCAGTGATGATGTTGGGACAGCATTTGTTTGGACATAGTAATAGGttgcatgaaagaaagtgaaaatttGGAAGCACTGTAGCTGTTCAATGGTATAAGGGTTTTTATCTAGTCTTGTGTATTATCTCGCTTTTAAAGTTACTTATTGCTCATCAAACCTTTTCTAAGGGTCATATCCAGATCACTTCACTTGACTTTCAGTATTTTCTTCAATTGGACCTGACAAAAATCTTGTTGCCATGTTCTTATTCCTGTTGAATATTATGTTCCACATAACTCAATGATCCTGGTGATAGGATTGACAAAGAAAGGGcagtttattttgaatttctgctATACTGCTGCCAAGATGAGTTTTGACTTCTTATCAGTTTAAGAATATCATGCAAAAATTAGACTAACTTAATGAGCTTTGTCACTATACGTACTTCCAGTTGAGTCTGTAGGATCATCTGTTACAATGGAACGTCTCTTGTACTGTATGTTATTCCATACAGGAGTTTGAGATCCTTGTAGCTCTAGTTATCTTTGTGCCATTGTCATTGTAAAATAGTACATTTTGAGATGTATTTAGACGCCTGGTTTGTGGAGATATGATAAATGTCTCATTGACAGGTTTACGTTTTAGTCCTTTGCTGTTATGAGCTGCTCTGAATACACTGCTTGTTTATATGTAACATAATGTAAGTTACTAGccttatttgcatttgattagcatttaatattcataaattttttgtatgtagAATTACTGCCTaccttttcagttttatttttgtttatgaatcGTATGGACTTTGGTgattttgtttgtaaacattaacattttttattggtaatatttttttggcttgatcattattattactgtatatacTTGTTTATCCAGGCTACCAATTTGCTTTTTCAGATCTTTGAATAGGCTAAAGGATTTTATCTTAGATAGACTTTTGAGTCAAAGGAAAGTTAGATAGCTATGTAGGTAGGGCGAGAAGAAATGCTGGAGAGAGCTTGGGTGCCTTGGAACCTACTCCTGGAGGGGATTAAGGAAAAATAGATACATTTGATTTGCTATTTTGTTAagtttaacagaattaaaagatcGCCGTGCAGCAACAAAAATGCAAATTGCAGTGCCTAATGTTGA
Coding sequences within it:
- the LOC135219178 gene encoding leukocyte receptor cluster member 1-like yields the protein MNILPKKRWHVRTKDNIARVRRDEAAAAEEEKERIRRLKLAEQEARTAYLRAKARPTSGTEYDGGSDNSKKLKSPENAEANIFTAEGNINFFKELEDGKVTTGTNKEHEEEKKAEQEKYEKSIGYLTYLGQDSLESKGGKAWYELHSVGRVSDSDVEAKNEEVGLKSKSRLDPINDIIKYTGLKPVKKLVGTIGASVVANPSCGTLVDPVSCSTIKEEKDVGCVVDKVKTDKKHKKRHKKKDRHKKKKHKHDEKEKSKRKDRKGTSKREKRGSESDNEENSYHKKCKKRKKNREDSSRKRRHDSNTDSSDYESYKKRRRKDSSRSHSHGSNSSSWSSSDSSWEEEQREKQKKLEALRAERLKREAEERRRAERLLAGQKPEAVETPASATTGYEQKYSSQYNPHIARQNQEPKTLESGVKYWL